A region of the Streptomyces durocortorensis genome:
CGGGGTCCACCACCTCGATGAGGTAGTTGGTCTGCGAGAGGTGCATGCGCTTGTTACGGCAGGCCGTCGCCATGACGAAGGCCTCCTGCGATCCGTACAGGATGTTGTAGACGTCGGCGCCCCAGACCGTCTCCAGGTTGTGCGCCAGCGCCGGGGTGCACATCTCGCCGGTGACGAGCAGCAGCTGCACGGAGAAGTCGCGGCGCAGGTCGTAGCCGTAGTACTCGGCGGCCTTGGCGAGGGTGAGGGCGACGCCCGGGGTGCAGCAGACGACCTCGAGCTCCAGGTCCTTCATGAGCTGGAGGGCCTTGGGGAAGCCGATGACCGGGGAGTAGGGCCAGATCTTGGCGTTGAGCGAGCCGACGTTGCGGGCGATGTCCCCGAGCGTGTCGCCGAAGGAGTGCACCTCGGTCGGGCCCATCAGGCCGATGCGGGGGGCATGGTCGCCGAAGTGGTGCCGGAAGATGGACGACCAGGACTCGCTGATGTGGGCGTTGCTCGCGACGATCTCGCGCCCGTCGCGGGGACAGGGGGTCGCCGTGCCGGTGGTGCCGGTGGTCTCGTAGAAAAAGAGGGCGTCGGTGAGCGGCCTGCTGAGGACGTCGAGCATCTCCTCGCGCAACTGGGCCTTGGTAGTGAAGGGCAGCGCCTCGAGATTGCCGGGCGTGACCGAGCCGAGGTCGACGTCCTTCAGGAGAGTCGCGTAGAACGGCGAGCCGGTACTGACCTGTTCGAGCACGGTACGGAGCTGGCGGGCGCGCCAGTCGTCGAGGTCGCGCTCGCTCAGCGTGCGGGCGTAGAAGGCCTGGTGGAGTGCGAGGTAGCGGGCGGTGAAGTCGGCCGCGGGGCCGTTCGTGGGCAGCCACATGGGCGATGGGTCCTCTCGGGAGGAAGGATGGAAGGAAGGAAGAGCGCGCAGGCCGGAAGGCGGCGGCGTGCGGCCGCTCCGGCGCGTGGACGCGCGTGAAGGTGTGGTGGTGGGCCGGGGTGCCGCTCCCGGCGGTCCTGCCGTTGCGGGCAGGGGTGCCGTTGCGGGCAGGGTGCCGCTACGGGCGGTGGTGCCGTGCCGCCTGCCTCAGTGCAGGCCGCCGTTGACGTCGAGCACGCTCCCGGTGACATATCCGGCTGCGGGACCCGCGAGCCAGCACACGGCGGCGGCCACCTCGGCCGGGTCGCCGAACCGCCCCTGCGGGATGCGCGCGCGGTAGTCGGCCACCCGG
Encoded here:
- a CDS encoding phenylacetate--CoA ligase family protein; translated protein: MWLPTNGPAADFTARYLALHQAFYARTLSERDLDDWRARQLRTVLEQVSTGSPFYATLLKDVDLGSVTPGNLEALPFTTKAQLREEMLDVLSRPLTDALFFYETTGTTGTATPCPRDGREIVASNAHISESWSSIFRHHFGDHAPRIGLMGPTEVHSFGDTLGDIARNVGSLNAKIWPYSPVIGFPKALQLMKDLELEVVCCTPGVALTLAKAAEYYGYDLRRDFSVQLLLVTGEMCTPALAHNLETVWGADVYNILYGSQEAFVMATACRNKRMHLSQTNYLIEVVDPETGESHGPRGSGELTVTMLIDGVKPLVRYRTGDAVVIEEPDCDCEMPGDLVRIVGRTLDRLELGGRRFTAGQIETAVMTGVTGSAGYQVVIERDDAGQDRLTVRLELLKGLVEDAAALADAVRARAAEALGVPVTVELSDGLDPIVSTGAFVSWKAARIVDRRSTPDHESRVARKMAANRGYER